The following is a genomic window from Cryptococcus neoformans var. neoformans B-3501A chromosome 12, whole genome shotgun sequence.
GTTTTATACAGGATGTTCTCTGGTTTGAGGTCCCTATGCGCAACATTGTGCTCATGTAGGTAGGCGGTCGCTTGGAGGACTTGTCTGGGAAACAGAAGATGTTAGCAGGTCTAGCATCCCCTCGCGGTCATTTATTCCTTACCGGATACACTCCACAGCATCTCTTTCCGTAAACTTGCCCCTTTCTGAAATCCTATCAAACAATTCACCACCAACAGCCAGCTCAAATGCGATGTAATACTTGTCGCGCGACTCAAAATCATCCCATACGTGAACGATATTGGGGTGATCGAGATGCTTGAGAACCGAGATTTCGTCGAGAACGGCTTGTTCATTGCCTTTAACTAGCTTCTTGTTGATTATCCTGCATTATAGGTGTAAGCCAAAAATAGCTAATAGTGTGATTACAATAATACCCACTTTAACGCTACCTCTTTTGGTTCTCTTTCAGGCGGCGTCCACAAAGCCTTGACAACTTTGCCAAATCCTCCCCTGCCTAATAATTCTTCAAGCACgtattccttcttcttcttgaaagAAGGCGGCTGTATAAGTATAGCGTCCCTGAAGTCGGAGAAACCCATCTTATGTTTCGATGCGTGCATCATGACGTGGACATTGAAAGATGtgttgttgatgagtgACAAGTTGTACTGGCGGGAAGTGGTCGCGAATGTTGCAGGGGTGGTTAACGACGAGTGAGGCGTTGGTGACAGTAGCCGTAGCTGTTCGGTTTCTTACCAGGTGAAAGATGTCGGAGATGCAAAAACAAAATAAGATGACTGTGAAATGCTCTTCCATTGTCTGGACTGAAAGAGGCCAACGGATGACGCGCTAAAAAACCCACGCGACGACGGCTCCAAACATTAAAACTAATCCCCCCGGCCAGAAGCCTTCCACCGGGCCCCTCTTcgcttcttttttcttcccccACTGCCTGGCGGGCTGGTAGTGGAGTCGTCGGCTACAGATTGAGGCGAGCATGGACAGGGCCGCCGAGCGAGAACACTGGAAACTGCAGGAAGAAACGAGGAGTGCTGCGGCTATGCGCTGGGGTTTTGGGTTATCGCCCCTTAAGGCGGTTAGCAGCGGGAACGAGTCTCCATGATAAAAGAGGGTCTTGCCAGAACCGGGGCGGCAGGTATGGCCTTCCGGACTTTCTTCTGGAATCGAGTGAAGCTGAACATGggtgaaaagaaaaagaggttGTATAAACGGACGGGAAAATAGAATATTCGTTGGCGATCTAACTGCGGCTGTTTAGATCATATATACCGACAACGTCCCTCTGGGCGGACAGCGCGATGTGGTCCCTTCAGCGAAGGTCCACGTTCTTTGTCTGCTAGACAACAGTAATATAGGTAATAGGAATTAATACCAACCACCACATCAACAGAAATCGCCTTCATATGTTTCGCTGCAGTTCGATCTACATACATATATCCAAAAAAATTTGAAGCCTGGATGCTCAAAcactcatcaccatcaaaCTAACGTACGAGAATCCTTGCTTACCTATATTTTACTAAGTGTGTAATGCTGAAATGACGACTGACTGGATAAAAGCAGCGCCTTCCAAAGCCTCTCAACGAAGTATCCATACTAGAGCAGAGTATCTCTAGATCCGACGCTCCCACTTTGGCACCACGGACTATAACTAGAAACCTAAACCTGCATAGCCCACGGTTTTATGACGAATAAACAATTTCTGCTTACACCACCAACGACGCAGACTCACTTCAACGCCTCCACGGCAGTGTTTATCGGCCCAACTTACCTAGCAATCCACCCAGCATCCACCGCCGTCGCCCGTTGTCGACCTTTCCTTGCACCACTGACTAGCAGAAATTTGAGATTGAATAAGGTTTCACCCACCAGATCATACTACGAAGCTCACAGTTAGTATCCTCCAGTGGAGGAATATATTATCGGGGATCGGCAATTTGATGCGAACAGAACCTGGCACCAGAGGGGAGACAAATAGGGATGATAGAACCTagagaatggaaaaaggcatgACAGATAAGCGATTTGACGATCATTGACTGCATTGATCGATGTAGTATGTATCAGTTGCGGAAAGGTTTTAACTGATCCTGCATTATTGTAAAAGGAAAGTAGTGCATGTCTGTCCAATTCGAACCATTTCTGCCAATGTCCCGATTCATAATCGACTCAACAGCTCTTTGTGTGCACTTGCATTCCACCTGGACATATAAACAAAAACAGACAGTAGCCCTGGTTGttatatccttcttccacgaTATATTAGAATTGAACACTGCCGGCAGAATAATGCCTGAACCAATCAATTCAAACGTCTGCTAGCAAACAGGCTCTCCCAGAGCAGCGACCCTGCGTCAGTTAACACGTCTACTATCATAAGTTCATCCCCCACTGGCGTTCCGTTTTCAAATATCAGTAAAAAGGTTTGACCACATATTAAGCACAATCCGGGACGTCCACCACGTCCAACACTGCCATGTTAACTAATCGCTTCAATAAGCACAACTATACCTTGCCGACCACCcttgtcatcttcaacacgggcagagaagaatgaagattGGATCAAATTCCATCAGGTATACTCTGGAGGGCCTCACGATTGATTGTCCATAGAGGGAGGGAGCTATCCGTACACtagagagaagaggttcGAACTAAACAGGGTTTGGTAGCATAAAAGAATAGCAGACGAGGAACTAGTAGTTGAGAAGGGATTCAAGTCGGTTATTCATTCATGTGATTGCAATAAAGTCTAACAATCGTGCGTACACTGAGATGTATATCTGGACAACTGGTCAGGTCACGTCTTCTGGAGCTTGTATCGCAGCGGCACTTACTTCTATTCTATTTGTAGATATTACGACAACATTTTTATCCTCTCCTTAAAACCACCATGATAGATTACGGAGAAAGCTTCTTAATCTCCCACTCCCCTTCACTTCCTTCTGGTCGGGTGTACCTAAATCGGTCATGCAAACGAGAGGGCTGTCCAGACCAAAATTCAACCTCGCTAAAGACCAAGTCAATTAGAAGGTCATGCATGAGGTGAAAGATTGCTCACAATGGAACGACCCTCCAACCACCCCAGAACTCAGGGCACTccacttccttcccttcccagTGCTTCTCCTCATTCTTCACCCGTTCTTCCAACTGACCCTCTTCCACCGGCTGACTTTGCTTACTCGCCCACGCACCAATCCTACTGCCCCTTGGTCGGGTGTTAAAGTACTCTACACTCTCCTCCCTACTAACTTTCTCGACCTTACCCACCACTCTGACTTGCTTTGATACTTCTCGCCAGTAGAACGTAAGTGCCGCGTAAGGGTTTGCAAGAAGTTCTTCCGACTTCCGTGAGGTATAGtttgtgaagaagacgaagccCGTCTTATCTACGGTTTTGAGTAACACTactcgagaagaagggatacCTTGAGCGGTAGCGGTAGACAGAGTCATAGCCTCTGGTTCATTGACTTTGCGACCTGCAGCAACTTCGCCCTGAGAGGGTTGGAGAGCAGACGCAAACCAGGAGTTAAACTGCAAAAGAGGGTTGGGAGAGAGGTCGGAAGCGAGCAGTCGCGGAGTCAGGTACTGATTGTGGGTGGTGAGCTTGACAGTCTCGGGAGCAGAAGAGGGTAAGGCGGGGTCCGAGGAGGTGGACGGAGTACCGAAGACGTGTTGGGTGGACATAGTACGAATGGTGCTATTTAATATAAGCTTATCGAGTGTCTTGATGATACTTCTTGGGAAAGCCATAGAGGCGAATCAGTGTAGGTACGGTAGCCCAAGGCGACTCACGGGTTGACTCGCATCCGAACATGGTGACATGGTGACCGTCATACGTCGCTTACGTAATTATTGAATAAGAACCGTCGTATACATATAAAGATTTCGGCACACCATTTTTAGCCGATGTCTCAAACTAACGTAACTGGTCGCCAATAACAGAAAGATGGATGCATGTGGTTGAAAAATGTCAAGCCTCAGGTCTGATCTACTCTACTATGATTTTTTATCCTTTGGGTATATTGTGCCGTATATATGCGGCGATttaacatcatcatcatttggaGACCGCATtcttatcatcatcaacctTCGTTCATTTTTATCGTGCCTTTCTTCCATTCCGGTCCGACCGATTGGTTATCAGTTTATTTATCGCTGTCCGCCGCGTTCGACGTTTTTTCAGGATCTGAAATTGCTGCCTACTAAAGTTAGACGGCGTCATTGATACTGCATATTTCTTGTATAAAAAGCTGGCAAGGGGTTACATACGAGAAGTATGTGATGAGAAACAGAACAGTAGATTGGGAGGACTTCAACTATGATGGGTGTCAAAATTGATGAGTCCGACAACCCAATCGCATGGATGACGAAGGAACCACTGGGACAGACTCAAAAATTGCTTAAATCAACTGCAGTATAACATTGTCTATTGGGTGTGAGATGCATTTACAAATGATTGAAGATCTTTCTAGCTCTATAGATGTTGCGCAACAATCTGAACGATCTATCATGTGTTACCATGAGCAACAGCCCCAGTAGCTTTCGCATGACATTCTGCCTCTCCTGCTTCAAACGCAAACTTTGCCCAAGCTTGCACCACCCCTAGCCCATCCTTCTGCCATGGAAAGCGGGCCATCGATCTACCATACACTCCACGTCAGCTTTGCATACTCATTTGATCCGGCCTTTACGTACCGACAGATCAGCATGGCATGGGCATTATACGCCCAAGGGAACCAGGCGATCACCCTCTTCGCATTCGGCATCGCCTCGTTCAAAGCCTTCACCATCATTTTCTGATGAGGGGTGAGTAACGGTTGCGGTGCTGAGCCGGTAGGTAGAGGATCAGCCATGGGAGGGGTACTAGTGCCATCTTCCAACGCCTTGATCGGCTCGTATAGAGTCTGCTTCACAGAGGAAGTCATGTCGGATAAAGAGGAGCTAGGGGTGGATgacattgaagaagatgaggaaagaagaggttggCGTTCAATCTGATTGTGTCGTAAACTCTGCACCCGTCGCCGGCTGCAAGGAAATTAGTAATGGCAAAACGGCCACCACAGATAATTCTCACGAATGGAAGGTGATCCACGTGATCATAATGGTCCTGAAGACAATCAGCACTATTCCCCTTACTTCACTGAACATATAGAGAGGGTATTCACATGTACAGAATGAATAACGGTAACAAGACAGGGATAAAAGGGAGTAAACTCTatgagggagaaagagagtCAGAAATATTCCACGATGGCAGCAGGGTGATTCACATAGTTGAAAGGCCATCTCAAAGGCAAGATAAGAACAGGCGGAAAAGGTGGGGGCGATCTTTTCTTGACCTTCATGATGCGTCCAGGTTTTTTATATATAGTAGTAACAAGtacctccacttcttcttcatctttttctaTTCGTTGCGTAGTACTAGTGGAGATACTTCCAAAGTTTGAAACCGAGTCGTCATCAAGAGGGATGTGACGGTATGACTGGATGATGTTGTTCTCATCAATTTCAATGTCTAGGTATGTCGAGTCGTCGAAAGGGTCAACTGGTGATATAGAAGCTGTCGGATAAGGGACTGTTAGATCTCGAGTACTACAGGCAGTTTTATCATATGTCAGTGAATGTTGCAGTTCGATCAAGAGTATAGTACTGCGTACCCGTTGGCGACAAGCATGGACCTTGGGAATAGCCTAAGGGcattgatgaagatgccaTCTAGGGGAAGAACAATGAGCGACTTGGGGACTATCTGGCAATGGACTAATTATAGCACCTACCTGGATCGGCCATGACTTCCAGCAGGTTCCGTCCTCCCCATTCAGTTTCATGATCCATGCAGTACAATTGCCTTCCTGTATGACTAAAAAGTTTCCTTCCTATACTGTGGACAAAGGTATTGGTTTTTGTACCATACTTGAGTACACCCAGATGCTGGAGGCGTCCTTGTTAGCGGCAGAAAAGCTAGTGCGGTAAAAGCTTACGGGAGTTGCTGCTGTAGAGAATGAAACTGGTCGATGCCGggcgaagaaagaaggctGTCGAGCATGTAATAGGCCAATAAGGTATCTACCAATCACTACAGGGTATGTGAGCGCTGGTAGCACCGGTGGTGAACAAGGAATTCTTTGTGGTACGCACGTCCTCCTAAAGAATATCCCATCTGTCGACGCGAATTGGCAAGGTAAGCGATTGCGGTCTCTTTCTCAACTATATTGCAACTACTCACAACGCTGAATCCCACTATGTCTTTACCCTCATCTTGAAGTCTCTCAATCTCATAGTCCAGCTAAATCAATGGTCAGACTTCACTAAACAGCAGCTATTGAACAGAGGCGATCAAGGACGCACCTCTTCAGCCACTCGGTGGGCACAAACGTCTATCCCATCCCATGTATGAGCCCCTTTTATAGACTTGGGCAGGTAAACGACAGTCtccatccttttctttgGTCTCTCATTGTGTATACATCTGTTGTGTTTCTCTGCGCCACTTGCGCCCTTGTCAGATATGTTGGATGTTTCGGGGTCGGCGAGTGCGAGAAGCTCTGATTTGACGGCGTCTAAGTTGTGCACGTCACCATACAGGCCATGTATTAGAACTATGAGGTGGGTGGCCTGCATTTTATGCCTGCCTGTAAGTACAACCAAGAGCAAAAAAGAtcaaaaaaggagaaataAAGGAATGCGTGGATGGCCGGTGGCCGGGCTGGTACAAGTGATGACGAAAATAGCGATGACGGACGTGACCGTCTCTGATAGCCGTAATTAATTATTTAGGGTCACAACTTTTATTATTCTTCATAATCTGGTCACATAATAACTGGAGCACAATTGAGGCCCGAGTAGAACTAGACAGCAGAAAAATGGATACTTGCAACGGCTTCAATCACTACAGTTTCGAAACAGAATTACATGCCAGACGATAAAACTGTGTATAGTCTGAGGGGACTGTCAATGTGGTTGTCACCAGTATGGATAAttgcttttttttcgtGAAGTACGTTATATGACTAATGTGATAGACAATATCGGGATGACCGGGGTGGGCGCGGCGcccaaaaaagaagagattaACTTGAAACCCAAATGTTATGCTCAACGATGTAGGGGCAGTACAGGTCGCGGTGCAGAGGATGGTAATGAAAGAGAAGCCTGTCAGCCGAGACTTTATGTCGTCTTTCGGAATTCTGCACAGGAAGATATTAGCATATGCCTTCACATATGAGGGAAAGGTCAATTTACCGAGCAACACAGAGTAGATCTGGTTGAACGCCATGTAAATTTCTTCTCTGACTTTTGCACCGGTGAGGACAATTTTGCCGGAcacgaagatgaggatgacgacTTTGGGTTTGAGCATACGATAAATCAAACCAGGGAACAGCTGAAAGTATGTGAGAAAACAATTCAGACAATTATGAGAAGGATTCACCTCCGGTTCGTAACTGCTGAATGCACCGTGGCTGAATGCCAGACCTTCTAATCTGATAGGGAACTTGACATCGCAACTGCCGACCATGTTCTGAATCTTGAACTCGGCGAACTTGGCCTCAAAACCAAGCTTTTGGATTATTCGGGCGTATTTACGAGATGCTAACCGAGAGTCGTCTTCAGACTTGGCACCAGTGACGACCATCTTTCCAGAAGCGAAAATCAAGGCCGTTGTTCTTGGGTCACGAATACGCATGACAACGGCAGCGAAACGCTAAACAATACATCAGTTTGATGCTTCTTCCAGGACAGAGAAAAGCATACTCTTGGGTTGTATTCCGCATTTCGAGCGTGGAGGGCAATAGTCTTCAAGTCTAAACGACAGTCGAGGTTGACGGTGGCGACAATGTTTCTGCAAAAGACACGCAGTCAGCACCCACTGAACTTTCTCATACGTGAGACAAACAGCGGGCGCCACCAGGTAGCAACAGTGCAGCGGCGAGTCCATTCGCAACGAAGGCATTGGCTAGGATGGCCCAACACTTCCGTCACAGGGTGGTTCATCGCCGTCACCTTTCGCagccttccttcttccttcgtctCTCGTTCCATCCCATGCAAATTATTCCACTCATACACCATGGCCTATATGCAAAGATCCCAGCCACAAACGTTGTAATACCCACTGTAAGGTTGGCACTAGACCATCCACCGCTGTAATCTCCGGAACACTAGCAATAGCCTTTTGCGGTGGTCTTGTGGCGAGagatccttctccatcaagTGTTTGAATTCCTTCTGGCTTGCTACTTGAGCTGGACGGGCCCGCATTGGACGCTTTGGGAAGGGCGAGACCGGACATGTTGCACGTTGGTGGCGAGAGATAAGAGGATGATATTTGGCGGCTACTTTTGAGTGGTCAATCCTTTGATTCGGAGGGCTAAATTTTCTAGGGTACGCTATGCGTGTCTATTAACGATGTCGCTGATTGAGCGAGTGCTGCGTAATTATGTGGAtaagaggatgaaagaagatggatgtAGGACGAAAGCTAGCAAGGGAGCAAAAAGGAGGGAGCGGGGGCGCGGGAGGGCGGATCCAGCATCTTCCCTGTTATATACTCCTGCAGCAGAATTTCCTGAAAAGGCAATTTTACGCATCACCTTGCAAACAATCCGTTCCTTTCCATTCGCGCATCAGCttcgtctcttcttcccatctctcaaTTGTCAACAATTATACATAATGGCTATGATTGATTACTATACGACCTATGATACTAACTTGCCACCGTGTCTAGGCTAAGGCTCAACCAGCAAAACCCGCAACTCTAACCCAAGAACTTCCGTCAAAGAGTAAAGCGTAACGAAAGGCATTGCGGAATTGCCCAAAACACATGATCATCCAGCAAAGACAGCTTAGTCTATCATCCAGGACTCCTGCGTCACGCCTTTTCATTAGGAGGAAGTGGTTCGGTAGCTCCTGACATCACAGCCTGAAAGTATGTGGGATGACAGGCAAGATCCTTGGTACGGTTCCGTCAGCCTTCCTCCcaatccct
Proteins encoded in this region:
- a CDS encoding hypothetical protein (HMMPfam hit to DUF676, Putative serine esterase (DUF676), score: 101.1, E(): 2.6e-27), translated to MQATHLIVLIHGLYGDVHNLDAVKSELLALADPETSNISDKGASGAEKHNRCIHNERPKKRMETVVYLPKSIKGAHTWDGIDVCAHRVAEELDYEIERLQDEGKDIVGFSVMGYSLGGLIGRYLIGLLHARQPSFFARHRPVSFSTAATPHLGVLKYGTKTNTFVHSIGRKLFSHTGRQLYCMDHETEWGGRNLLEVMADPDGIFINALRLFPRSMLVANGTRDLTVPYPTASISPVDPFDDSTYLDIEIDENNIIQSYRHIPLDDDSVSNFGSISTSTTQRIEKDEEEVEVLVTTIYKKPGRIMKVKKRSPPPFPPVLILPLRWPFNYSLLPFIPVLLPLFILYMTIMITWITFHSRRRVQSLRHNQIERQPLLSSSSSMSSTPSSSLSDMTSSVKQTLYEPIKALEDGTSTPPMADPLPTGSAPQPLLTPHQKMMVKALNEAMPNAKRVIAWFPWAYNAHAMLICRSMARFPWQKDGLGVVQAWAKFAFEAGEAECHAKATGAVAHGNT
- a CDS encoding hypothetical protein (HMMPfam hit to TBP, Transcription factor TFIID (or TATA-binding protein, TBP), score: 327.3, E(): 2.1e-95) — encoded protein: MSGLALPKASNAGPSSSSSKPEGIQTLDGEGSLATRPPQKAIASVPEITAVDGLVPTLQNIVATVNLDCRLDLKTIALHARNAEYNPRRFAAVVMRIRDPRTTALIFASGKMVVTGAKSEDDSRLASRKYARIIQKLGFEAKFAEFKIQNMVGSCDVKFPIRLEGLAFSHGAFSSYEPELFPGLIYRMLKPKVVILIFVSGKIVLTGAKVREEIYMAFNQIYSVLLEFRKTT
- a CDS encoding hypothetical protein (Match to EST gb|CF193855.1|CF193855; HMMPfam hit to Pyridox_oxidase, Pyridoxamine 5'-phosphate oxidase, score: 88.2, E(): 2e-23), which translates into the protein MAFPRSIIKTLDKLILNSTIRTMSTQHVFGTPSTSSDPALPSSAPETVKLTTHNQYLTPRLLASDLSPNPLLQFNSWFASALQPSQGEVAAGRKVNEPEAMTLSTATAQGIPSSRVVLLKTVDKTGFVFFTNYTSRKSEELLANPYAALTFYWREVSKQVRVVGKVEKVSREESVEYFNTRPRGSRIGAWASKQSQPVEEGQLEERVKNEEKHWEGKEVECPEFWGGWRVVPFEVEFWSGQPSRLHDRFRYTRPEGSEGEWEIKKLSP